From Kogia breviceps isolate mKogBre1 chromosome 2, mKogBre1 haplotype 1, whole genome shotgun sequence, one genomic window encodes:
- the PLAU gene encoding urokinase-type plasminogen activator isoform X2 produces MRVLLACLLLCAPVVSDSEGSHELRQVSAKCGCLNGGKCVSYKYFSNIQRCNCPKKFRGEHCEIDTSKTCYQGNGHSYRGKANTDTSGRPCLAWNSAAVLLKTYHAHRPDALQLGLGKHNYCRNPDNQRRPWCYVQVGLMQVVQECMVHNCFFEKIVLSPPEKLQCGQKSLRPRFKIVGGESTTIENQPWFAAIYRRHRAGSVTYVCGGSLISPCWVVSATHCFIDYQKKDYIVYLGRSNLNSITPGEMQFEVEKLILHEDYSADTLAHHNDIALLKIRSSTGQCAQPSRSIQVICLPPANGDAHFGTSCEITGFGKENPSDYIYPEQLKMTVVKLISHEECQQPHYYGTEVTNKMLCAADPEWKTDSCQGDSGGPLVCFTQGRMTLTGIVSWGRECAMKEKPGVYTRVSSFLPWIHTHIGGENGLAL; encoded by the exons ATGAGAGTCCTGCTGGCATGCCTGCTCCTCTGCGCCCCGGTCGTGAGCGACTCCGAG GGCAGCCATGAACTTCGTCAAGTGTCTG CGAAGTGTGGCTGTCTGAATGGAGGAAAATGTGTGTCCTACAAGTACTTCTCCAACATTCAACGATGCAACTGTCCAAAGAAATTCCGAGGGGAACACTGTGAGATAG ATACCTCGAAAACCTGCTATCAGGGGAATGGTCACTCTTACCGAGGGAAGGCCAACACTGACACCAGCGGCCGGCCCTGCCTGGCCTGGAACTCTGCTGCCGTCCTTCTGAAAACGTACCATGCCCACAGACCTGATGCCCTTCAGCTGGGACTGGGGAAACACAATTACTGCAG GAACCCAGACAATCAGAGAAGGCCCTGGTGCTATGTGCAGGTTGGCCTAATGCAGGTTGTCCAGGAGTGCATGGTGCACAACTGCTTTTTTG aaAAAATTGTCCTCTCTCCTCCAGAAAAGTTACAGTGCGGCCAGAAGTCTCTGAGGCCCCGCTTTAAGATTGTTGGGGGAGAATCCACCACCATCGAGAACCAGCCTTGGTTTGCAGCCATCTATAGGAGGCACCGTGCAGGCTCTGTCACCTACGTGTGCGGTGGCAGCCTCATCAGTCCCTGCTGGGTGGTCAGCGCCACACACTGCTTCAT TGATTACCAAAAGAAAGACTACATTGTCTACCTGGGTCGGTCAAATCTTAACTCCATCACGCCTGGCGAGATGCAGTTTGAGGTGGAAAAGCTCATCTTACATGAGGACTACAGTGCTGACACCCTTGCTCACCACAATGATATTG CCTTGTTGAAGATCCGTTCCAGCACGGGCCAGTGTGCACAGCCATCCCGGTCCATACAGGTCATCTGCCTGCCCCCAGCGAATGGGGATGCCCATTTTGGCACAAGCTGTGAGATTACTGGCTTTGGAAAAGAGAATCCCT CTGACTATATCTATCCAGAGCAGCTGAAAATGACTGTTGTGAAGCTGATTTCCCACGAGGAGTGTCAGCAGCCCCACTACTATGGCACTGAAGTCACCAACAAAATGCTGTGTGCGGCTGACCCAGAGTGGAAAACAGATTCCTGCCAG GGAGACTCAGGGGGACCGCTGGTCTGCTTCACCCAAGGCCGCATGACTCTGACTGGGATTGTGAGCTGGGGCCGTGAATGTGCCATGAAGGAAAAGCCAGGCGTCTACACAAGGGTCTCAAGCTTCCTGCCCTGGATCCACACTCACATTGGGGGAGAGAATGGCCTAGCCCTCTGA
- the PLAU gene encoding urokinase-type plasminogen activator isoform X3, with translation MRVLLACLLLCAPVVSDSEGSHELRQVSGASKCGCLNGGKCVSYKYFSNIQRCNCPKKFRGEHCEIDTSKTCYQGNGHSYRGKANTDTSGRPCLAWNSAAVLLKTYHAHRPDALQLGLGKHNYCRNPDNQRRPWCYVQVGLMQVVQECMVHNCFFEKLQCGQKSLRPRFKIVGGESTTIENQPWFAAIYRRHRAGSVTYVCGGSLISPCWVVSATHCFIDYQKKDYIVYLGRSNLNSITPGEMQFEVEKLILHEDYSADTLAHHNDIALLKIRSSTGQCAQPSRSIQVICLPPANGDAHFGTSCEITGFGKENPSDYIYPEQLKMTVVKLISHEECQQPHYYGTEVTNKMLCAADPEWKTDSCQGDSGGPLVCFTQGRMTLTGIVSWGRECAMKEKPGVYTRVSSFLPWIHTHIGGENGLAL, from the exons ATGAGAGTCCTGCTGGCATGCCTGCTCCTCTGCGCCCCGGTCGTGAGCGACTCCGAG GGCAGCCATGAACTTCGTCAAGTGTCTGGTGCGT CGAAGTGTGGCTGTCTGAATGGAGGAAAATGTGTGTCCTACAAGTACTTCTCCAACATTCAACGATGCAACTGTCCAAAGAAATTCCGAGGGGAACACTGTGAGATAG ATACCTCGAAAACCTGCTATCAGGGGAATGGTCACTCTTACCGAGGGAAGGCCAACACTGACACCAGCGGCCGGCCCTGCCTGGCCTGGAACTCTGCTGCCGTCCTTCTGAAAACGTACCATGCCCACAGACCTGATGCCCTTCAGCTGGGACTGGGGAAACACAATTACTGCAG GAACCCAGACAATCAGAGAAGGCCCTGGTGCTATGTGCAGGTTGGCCTAATGCAGGTTGTCCAGGAGTGCATGGTGCACAACTGCTTTTTTG AAAAGTTACAGTGCGGCCAGAAGTCTCTGAGGCCCCGCTTTAAGATTGTTGGGGGAGAATCCACCACCATCGAGAACCAGCCTTGGTTTGCAGCCATCTATAGGAGGCACCGTGCAGGCTCTGTCACCTACGTGTGCGGTGGCAGCCTCATCAGTCCCTGCTGGGTGGTCAGCGCCACACACTGCTTCAT TGATTACCAAAAGAAAGACTACATTGTCTACCTGGGTCGGTCAAATCTTAACTCCATCACGCCTGGCGAGATGCAGTTTGAGGTGGAAAAGCTCATCTTACATGAGGACTACAGTGCTGACACCCTTGCTCACCACAATGATATTG CCTTGTTGAAGATCCGTTCCAGCACGGGCCAGTGTGCACAGCCATCCCGGTCCATACAGGTCATCTGCCTGCCCCCAGCGAATGGGGATGCCCATTTTGGCACAAGCTGTGAGATTACTGGCTTTGGAAAAGAGAATCCCT CTGACTATATCTATCCAGAGCAGCTGAAAATGACTGTTGTGAAGCTGATTTCCCACGAGGAGTGTCAGCAGCCCCACTACTATGGCACTGAAGTCACCAACAAAATGCTGTGTGCGGCTGACCCAGAGTGGAAAACAGATTCCTGCCAG GGAGACTCAGGGGGACCGCTGGTCTGCTTCACCCAAGGCCGCATGACTCTGACTGGGATTGTGAGCTGGGGCCGTGAATGTGCCATGAAGGAAAAGCCAGGCGTCTACACAAGGGTCTCAAGCTTCCTGCCCTGGATCCACACTCACATTGGGGGAGAGAATGGCCTAGCCCTCTGA
- the PLAU gene encoding urokinase-type plasminogen activator isoform X4, with translation MRVLLACLLLCAPVVSDSEGSHELRQVSAKCGCLNGGKCVSYKYFSNIQRCNCPKKFRGEHCEIDTSKTCYQGNGHSYRGKANTDTSGRPCLAWNSAAVLLKTYHAHRPDALQLGLGKHNYCRNPDNQRRPWCYVQVGLMQVVQECMVHNCFFEKLQCGQKSLRPRFKIVGGESTTIENQPWFAAIYRRHRAGSVTYVCGGSLISPCWVVSATHCFIDYQKKDYIVYLGRSNLNSITPGEMQFEVEKLILHEDYSADTLAHHNDIALLKIRSSTGQCAQPSRSIQVICLPPANGDAHFGTSCEITGFGKENPSDYIYPEQLKMTVVKLISHEECQQPHYYGTEVTNKMLCAADPEWKTDSCQGDSGGPLVCFTQGRMTLTGIVSWGRECAMKEKPGVYTRVSSFLPWIHTHIGGENGLAL, from the exons ATGAGAGTCCTGCTGGCATGCCTGCTCCTCTGCGCCCCGGTCGTGAGCGACTCCGAG GGCAGCCATGAACTTCGTCAAGTGTCTG CGAAGTGTGGCTGTCTGAATGGAGGAAAATGTGTGTCCTACAAGTACTTCTCCAACATTCAACGATGCAACTGTCCAAAGAAATTCCGAGGGGAACACTGTGAGATAG ATACCTCGAAAACCTGCTATCAGGGGAATGGTCACTCTTACCGAGGGAAGGCCAACACTGACACCAGCGGCCGGCCCTGCCTGGCCTGGAACTCTGCTGCCGTCCTTCTGAAAACGTACCATGCCCACAGACCTGATGCCCTTCAGCTGGGACTGGGGAAACACAATTACTGCAG GAACCCAGACAATCAGAGAAGGCCCTGGTGCTATGTGCAGGTTGGCCTAATGCAGGTTGTCCAGGAGTGCATGGTGCACAACTGCTTTTTTG AAAAGTTACAGTGCGGCCAGAAGTCTCTGAGGCCCCGCTTTAAGATTGTTGGGGGAGAATCCACCACCATCGAGAACCAGCCTTGGTTTGCAGCCATCTATAGGAGGCACCGTGCAGGCTCTGTCACCTACGTGTGCGGTGGCAGCCTCATCAGTCCCTGCTGGGTGGTCAGCGCCACACACTGCTTCAT TGATTACCAAAAGAAAGACTACATTGTCTACCTGGGTCGGTCAAATCTTAACTCCATCACGCCTGGCGAGATGCAGTTTGAGGTGGAAAAGCTCATCTTACATGAGGACTACAGTGCTGACACCCTTGCTCACCACAATGATATTG CCTTGTTGAAGATCCGTTCCAGCACGGGCCAGTGTGCACAGCCATCCCGGTCCATACAGGTCATCTGCCTGCCCCCAGCGAATGGGGATGCCCATTTTGGCACAAGCTGTGAGATTACTGGCTTTGGAAAAGAGAATCCCT CTGACTATATCTATCCAGAGCAGCTGAAAATGACTGTTGTGAAGCTGATTTCCCACGAGGAGTGTCAGCAGCCCCACTACTATGGCACTGAAGTCACCAACAAAATGCTGTGTGCGGCTGACCCAGAGTGGAAAACAGATTCCTGCCAG GGAGACTCAGGGGGACCGCTGGTCTGCTTCACCCAAGGCCGCATGACTCTGACTGGGATTGTGAGCTGGGGCCGTGAATGTGCCATGAAGGAAAAGCCAGGCGTCTACACAAGGGTCTCAAGCTTCCTGCCCTGGATCCACACTCACATTGGGGGAGAGAATGGCCTAGCCCTCTGA
- the PLAU gene encoding urokinase-type plasminogen activator isoform X1: protein MRVLLACLLLCAPVVSDSEGSHELRQVSGASKCGCLNGGKCVSYKYFSNIQRCNCPKKFRGEHCEIDTSKTCYQGNGHSYRGKANTDTSGRPCLAWNSAAVLLKTYHAHRPDALQLGLGKHNYCRNPDNQRRPWCYVQVGLMQVVQECMVHNCFFEKIVLSPPEKLQCGQKSLRPRFKIVGGESTTIENQPWFAAIYRRHRAGSVTYVCGGSLISPCWVVSATHCFIDYQKKDYIVYLGRSNLNSITPGEMQFEVEKLILHEDYSADTLAHHNDIALLKIRSSTGQCAQPSRSIQVICLPPANGDAHFGTSCEITGFGKENPSDYIYPEQLKMTVVKLISHEECQQPHYYGTEVTNKMLCAADPEWKTDSCQGDSGGPLVCFTQGRMTLTGIVSWGRECAMKEKPGVYTRVSSFLPWIHTHIGGENGLAL, encoded by the exons ATGAGAGTCCTGCTGGCATGCCTGCTCCTCTGCGCCCCGGTCGTGAGCGACTCCGAG GGCAGCCATGAACTTCGTCAAGTGTCTGGTGCGT CGAAGTGTGGCTGTCTGAATGGAGGAAAATGTGTGTCCTACAAGTACTTCTCCAACATTCAACGATGCAACTGTCCAAAGAAATTCCGAGGGGAACACTGTGAGATAG ATACCTCGAAAACCTGCTATCAGGGGAATGGTCACTCTTACCGAGGGAAGGCCAACACTGACACCAGCGGCCGGCCCTGCCTGGCCTGGAACTCTGCTGCCGTCCTTCTGAAAACGTACCATGCCCACAGACCTGATGCCCTTCAGCTGGGACTGGGGAAACACAATTACTGCAG GAACCCAGACAATCAGAGAAGGCCCTGGTGCTATGTGCAGGTTGGCCTAATGCAGGTTGTCCAGGAGTGCATGGTGCACAACTGCTTTTTTG aaAAAATTGTCCTCTCTCCTCCAGAAAAGTTACAGTGCGGCCAGAAGTCTCTGAGGCCCCGCTTTAAGATTGTTGGGGGAGAATCCACCACCATCGAGAACCAGCCTTGGTTTGCAGCCATCTATAGGAGGCACCGTGCAGGCTCTGTCACCTACGTGTGCGGTGGCAGCCTCATCAGTCCCTGCTGGGTGGTCAGCGCCACACACTGCTTCAT TGATTACCAAAAGAAAGACTACATTGTCTACCTGGGTCGGTCAAATCTTAACTCCATCACGCCTGGCGAGATGCAGTTTGAGGTGGAAAAGCTCATCTTACATGAGGACTACAGTGCTGACACCCTTGCTCACCACAATGATATTG CCTTGTTGAAGATCCGTTCCAGCACGGGCCAGTGTGCACAGCCATCCCGGTCCATACAGGTCATCTGCCTGCCCCCAGCGAATGGGGATGCCCATTTTGGCACAAGCTGTGAGATTACTGGCTTTGGAAAAGAGAATCCCT CTGACTATATCTATCCAGAGCAGCTGAAAATGACTGTTGTGAAGCTGATTTCCCACGAGGAGTGTCAGCAGCCCCACTACTATGGCACTGAAGTCACCAACAAAATGCTGTGTGCGGCTGACCCAGAGTGGAAAACAGATTCCTGCCAG GGAGACTCAGGGGGACCGCTGGTCTGCTTCACCCAAGGCCGCATGACTCTGACTGGGATTGTGAGCTGGGGCCGTGAATGTGCCATGAAGGAAAAGCCAGGCGTCTACACAAGGGTCTCAAGCTTCCTGCCCTGGATCCACACTCACATTGGGGGAGAGAATGGCCTAGCCCTCTGA